A portion of the Moraxella ovis genome contains these proteins:
- a CDS encoding YitT family protein, whose protein sequence is MSIKLLHAKPKGIQHTPFEDFLAVLIGTFVVGFGIMLLKQSAIALGGTVGLSMMLHHTTGVAFGVWFFVVNLPFYYLGYRRFGGKMIVRTAVAVALLSVITEIHPYFIDVAQPSPAYVVILANILIGIGLLILFRHRTTLGGFNLLALDIQDRHNIPAGKVLMVMDGAVLLLSLFYLNLQAFILSIMGMLILNAILAMNFRKDRYVGS, encoded by the coding sequence ATGTCGATAAAATTACTCCACGCCAAGCCAAAAGGCATTCAGCATACGCCTTTTGAAGATTTTCTTGCGGTGCTGATTGGGACGTTTGTTGTGGGCTTTGGCATCATGCTTCTAAAGCAAAGCGCCATTGCTCTGGGCGGTACGGTTGGTCTATCCATGATGCTGCATCATACGACAGGCGTTGCCTTTGGCGTGTGGTTTTTCGTGGTGAATTTGCCATTTTATTATTTGGGTTATCGCAGATTTGGCGGTAAGATGATCGTACGCACGGCGGTAGCTGTTGCGCTGCTGTCTGTGATAACCGAGATACACCCTTATTTTATAGATGTCGCACAGCCTAGCCCCGCATACGTCGTGATCTTGGCCAATATTCTGATTGGGATTGGGCTTTTGATATTATTTCGCCATCGTACGACGCTTGGTGGCTTTAATTTGCTTGCGCTAGACATCCAAGACCGCCATAACATTCCAGCTGGTAAAGTCTTAATGGTGATGGATGGGGCGGTGTTATTGTTGTCATTATTTTATCTAAATCTGCAGGCCTTCATCTTATCAATCATGGGTATGCTGATTTTAAATGCGATATTGGCGATGAATTTTCGTAAAGACAGATATGTCGGCAGCTAA
- the ubiM gene encoding 5-demethoxyubiquinol-8 5-hydroxylase UbiM: MSRHSDIIVIGAGPAGLAFARYFKDTDLNITLVEKASLDSIANPAYDGREIALTHRSKEILQNLGAWQRFSTDDIYPLRDAKVYSGTSNYALHFKVPTDLKILSSLDRLGNLISNHNIRQALYDEVKDLPNVTLLTDSTITSVETNHQQAIVTLDGDSALTANLLIGADSRLSFVRRTLGIGAEMNDFGRTVILFRVSHPLSNGATAQECFFYGRTLALLPLHDNLTNCVITLDNTQVAELLAMTADELAKEAQRMMGDKLGECTIAGTVHHYPLMGVHAKTFIAERAALIGDAAVGMHPVTAHGYNLGLISVDILGSLVMNAHRKNGDIGSAKLLHTYNLHHQRHTRPLYHGTNAMVSMFTNDSRPVRMLRDVALRASNNFPPIKRWIAGQLTGK, from the coding sequence ATGAGCCGTCATAGCGACATCATCGTCATCGGCGCAGGTCCGGCAGGGCTTGCGTTTGCCAGATATTTTAAAGACACTGACCTAAACATCACCCTCGTCGAAAAGGCAAGCCTAGACAGCATCGCAAATCCTGCCTATGATGGGCGTGAGATCGCTTTGACACACCGCTCAAAAGAAATCTTACAAAACCTAGGCGCATGGCAACGTTTCAGCACCGATGACATCTATCCATTAAGAGATGCTAAGGTGTATAGCGGCACTTCTAATTATGCTTTGCATTTTAAGGTACCAACTGACCTAAAAATACTCAGCTCATTGGACAGATTGGGCAATCTCATCTCAAACCACAACATCAGACAAGCACTGTACGATGAAGTTAAAGATCTACCCAATGTCACATTATTGACAGACAGCACCATCACATCCGTCGAAACCAACCATCAGCAAGCCATCGTTACATTAGATGGCGACTCAGCCCTAACCGCTAACCTACTCATCGGTGCAGACAGTCGCCTGTCATTCGTACGTCGCACACTTGGCATCGGGGCGGAGATGAACGATTTTGGGCGCACGGTGATTCTCTTTAGAGTCAGCCACCCTCTATCTAATGGCGCCACCGCCCAAGAATGTTTCTTCTATGGGCGCACCCTTGCCTTGTTGCCACTGCACGACAACCTAACCAACTGCGTCATCACACTGGATAACACACAGGTCGCTGAGCTACTCGCCATGACTGCTGACGAACTTGCCAAAGAAGCACAGCGCATGATGGGCGACAAGCTGGGTGAATGCACAATCGCAGGCACGGTTCACCACTACCCGCTCATGGGCGTTCATGCCAAGACGTTCATCGCAGAGCGCGCCGCACTGATTGGTGATGCCGCTGTTGGTATGCACCCTGTCACTGCACATGGCTATAACCTCGGTCTGATCAGCGTTGATATTCTAGGCAGTCTTGTTATGAATGCTCACCGCAAGAATGGCGACATCGGCAGCGCCAAGCTGCTACATACCTACAATCTACACCATCAGCGTCACACCAGACCGCTCTATCATGGCACGAATGCGATGGTATCGATGTTCACCAATGACTCAAGACCTGTGCGCATGCTGCGCGATGTCGCCCTTCGCGCCAGTAACAATTTCCCGCCGATTAAGCGCTGGATTGCTGGACAATTAACCGGCAAATAA
- a CDS encoding FAD:protein FMN transferase, which translates to MRHLLLLLAVPAVCLTACSPKSDYQSIEGKTMGTTYHITFKNNNQNSADIQAAIDARLEEVNQSMSTYIEDSAISKFNQLPSNQPMSLDKDFLQVLGDSRAIYQASGGSFDPTVYPLVELWGFGSKMSVERLQSPPTDNEINAIKDKIGLDKVILTNDSIHKTHDGVGLDFSAIAKGYGVDTIARVLTDDYQITDYMVEIGGEVATKGVNAKGSAWTLAIDSPVIDSSIASRETITTITQKSGQTLHMATSGGYRNSVEFNGVRYSHTINPTTAKPVAGSAPSVTVLHDSTALADGWATALTAVPYDNALRMANDHHIKALFIIENTDGKGFKLVKSDALTKFDAK; encoded by the coding sequence ATGCGCCACTTGCTACTTTTGCTCGCTGTACCTGCCGTTTGTTTAACCGCTTGTTCGCCAAAGAGCGATTACCAAAGCATCGAAGGCAAAACGATGGGGACAACTTATCACATCACCTTCAAAAACAACAACCAAAACAGCGCAGACATTCAAGCCGCCATTGATGCACGCCTTGAAGAAGTGAACCAAAGCATGTCCACCTACATCGAAGACAGCGCAATCTCAAAGTTTAATCAACTGCCGAGCAATCAGCCCATGTCACTGGATAAGGATTTCTTGCAAGTGCTTGGCGACAGTCGTGCCATTTATCAGGCGAGCGGTGGCAGCTTTGATCCGACGGTTTACCCTTTGGTGGAGCTGTGGGGCTTTGGTTCGAAGATGAGCGTCGAGCGACTGCAATCACCACCCACAGACAATGAAATAAACGCCATCAAAGACAAAATCGGTCTGGATAAAGTCATTCTAACCAATGACAGTATCCATAAGACACACGATGGCGTAGGTCTAGACTTCTCAGCGATCGCCAAAGGCTATGGCGTGGACACCATCGCGCGTGTCCTTACCGATGATTATCAGATTACCGATTATATGGTAGAAATTGGCGGTGAAGTCGCCACCAAAGGCGTGAATGCCAAAGGCAGTGCATGGACACTAGCCATCGATTCACCCGTGATTGACAGCTCTATTGCCAGTCGAGAGACCATCACCACCATCACCCAAAAATCAGGGCAAACCCTACACATGGCAACGTCTGGCGGCTATCGCAATTCAGTGGAATTTAACGGGGTGCGCTACAGCCACACCATCAACCCAACCACCGCAAAACCTGTGGCAGGCTCAGCACCTAGCGTCACTGTTCTGCATGACAGCACCGCACTGGCAGACGGCTGGGCAACAGCACTGACCGCCGTACCATATGACAATGCACTGCGGATGGCAAACGACCATCACATCAAAGCATTATTCATCATCGAGAATACAGATGGCAAAGGCTTTAAATTGGTCAAATCAGACGCGCTCACGAAGTTTGATGCCAAATAA
- a CDS encoding dihydrofolate reductase, translated as MNNIKIVHVVAKDRQNCIGKANDLAWHIPADLKHFKEMTTGGVIVMGRKTFESLGRPLPNRTHHVITRDTAWTADGVAVAHDLPTAIKSAKADATRLGKDRIFVIGGGEIYRQSLSMADILEITEVDLDVQGDTHYPTIGNEFKEIWRSEQQTDDKSGIAFEFTTWQRQS; from the coding sequence ATGAATAACATCAAGATCGTCCATGTGGTCGCCAAAGACCGCCAAAACTGCATAGGCAAAGCCAACGACCTAGCTTGGCATATCCCTGCTGATTTAAAGCATTTTAAAGAGATGACCACAGGGGGCGTGATTGTCATGGGGCGAAAGACCTTTGAGTCGCTCGGTCGACCTTTGCCCAATCGCACACATCACGTCATTACACGAGATACGGCATGGACAGCAGACGGTGTGGCAGTCGCTCATGATTTGCCAACCGCTATCAAGAGTGCCAAAGCTGACGCGACGCGACTGGGCAAAGATAGAATTTTTGTTATTGGCGGAGGCGAGATTTACCGCCAAAGCCTAAGCATGGCGGATATCTTAGAAATCACCGAAGTCGATCTGGACGTGCAAGGTGACACGCATTATCCTACCATCGGCAATGAATTCAAGGAAATCTGGCGTTCAGAGCAACAAACCGATGACAAGAGCGGCATTGCTTTTGAATTCACCACTTGGCAGCGCCAATCTTAA
- a CDS encoding thymidylate synthase: protein MKQYLELLQHILDKGQDKSDRTGTGTRSVFGYQMRFDLTDGFPLLTTKKVHMKSITHELLWFIKGDTHVKYLQDNGVTIWDEWATAEQTARFGRQEGDLGPVYGHQWRNFGATKNANGSYQTDGFDQIKWLINEIKTNPDSRRLIISGWNPNEASQVALPPCHTLFQFYVVNDKLSCQLYQRSADVFLGVPFNIASYALFTHMIAQVCGLDVGEFVWTGGDTHLYHNHFEQAKLQLTREPLLLCQLKLNPKIKDIFAFGFDDISIENYQSHERIKADVAV from the coding sequence ATGAAACAATATCTAGAATTATTACAACACATCCTAGACAAAGGACAAGACAAATCTGACCGCACCGGTACAGGCACTCGTTCGGTGTTTGGTTATCAAATGCGATTTGATTTGACGGATGGATTTCCCCTACTTACCACCAAAAAAGTACACATGAAATCCATCACGCACGAACTGTTATGGTTCATCAAAGGCGATACTCACGTCAAATATTTGCAGGATAATGGTGTAACCATTTGGGACGAGTGGGCGACCGCGGAGCAGACAGCAAGATTCGGTCGTCAAGAAGGTGATTTGGGCCCTGTTTATGGTCATCAGTGGCGTAACTTTGGGGCGACCAAAAACGCTAACGGCTCGTATCAGACAGACGGCTTTGATCAGATCAAATGGCTCATCAACGAAATCAAAACCAATCCCGACTCTCGCCGCCTCATCATCTCAGGCTGGAATCCCAATGAAGCCAGCCAAGTCGCCCTACCACCCTGTCATACGCTGTTTCAGTTCTATGTCGTGAATGACAAGCTATCCTGTCAGCTGTATCAGCGCAGTGCGGACGTGTTTCTGGGCGTGCCGTTTAATATCGCAAGCTACGCCCTATTTACCCATATGATCGCTCAAGTATGCGGGCTAGACGTGGGCGAATTTGTGTGGACGGGCGGCGATACGCATTTGTATCATAACCATTTTGAACAGGCCAAATTACAATTAACCCGCGAGCCATTGCTACTTTGTCAGCTTAAATTAAATCCTAAAATTAAGGATATTTTTGCCTTTGGTTTTGATGATATCAGCATCGAAAACTACCAATCGCATGAGCGCATCAAGGCAGACGTGGCGGTGTGA
- the lgt gene encoding prolipoprotein diacylglyceryl transferase, whose product MAIIHPQFNPVALDLGFIELHWYGLMYLLAFLFAYGLASYRAKKRVDFTQEMVSDLVFYGALGVILGGRIGYVILYNFGEFLSNPSYLLRVWEGGMSFHGGFVGVLFAMYFFGRKYKKHAFTVLDFIAPAVPTGLLLGRLGNFINGELWGRVSHGDYGHLMYFPQAVHADHELINTDPSLHNIAMQMGDYFLLPRHPSQLYQALTEGALLFILLWWFSTKPRPRYAVSALFLLGYGCSRFITEFFRQPDVGYELIFGWMSKGQLYSSPMIIAGLILMVLAYKKNIYDWQKA is encoded by the coding sequence ATGGCAATTATCCACCCCCAATTTAACCCTGTCGCCCTAGATTTAGGCTTTATTGAGCTGCATTGGTATGGGCTTATGTACTTGCTTGCATTCTTATTCGCATATGGCTTGGCAAGCTATCGCGCCAAAAAACGCGTCGACTTCACCCAAGAGATGGTCTCAGATTTGGTATTTTATGGGGCGCTGGGTGTGATTTTGGGCGGTCGTATCGGCTATGTGATTTTGTACAATTTTGGCGAATTTTTATCCAATCCTTCCTACCTGCTGCGCGTGTGGGAAGGCGGCATGAGCTTTCATGGTGGCTTTGTGGGCGTGCTTTTTGCTATGTATTTTTTTGGACGTAAATACAAAAAACACGCCTTTACCGTGCTGGATTTTATCGCGCCTGCCGTGCCAACGGGGCTTTTGCTTGGGCGACTGGGCAACTTCATTAATGGCGAGCTGTGGGGGCGCGTATCGCACGGCGATTATGGTCATCTGATGTATTTTCCCCAAGCAGTTCACGCCGACCATGAGCTCATCAACACCGACCCAAGCCTGCACAATATCGCGATGCAGATGGGCGATTATTTCCTACTGCCACGCCACCCAAGCCAGTTATATCAAGCACTGACCGAAGGCGCATTACTGTTCATACTGCTGTGGTGGTTTAGCACCAAGCCACGTCCGCGCTATGCTGTATCTGCGCTGTTCTTGTTGGGTTATGGTTGCAGCCGTTTTATTACCGAATTTTTCCGTCAGCCAGATGTTGGCTATGAGCTGATCTTTGGATGGATGAGCAAAGGGCAACTATACAGCTCGCCGATGATCATCGCTGGCTTGATTTTGATGGTGCTCGCCTACAAAAAGAACATCTACGATTGGCAAAAAGCCTAA
- a CDS encoding RNA pyrophosphohydrolase, which translates to MIDSDGFRANVGIILANTQGQVLWAKRIGHDSWQFPQGGIDYGETPLDAMYRELYEEVGLYPQHVELLAVTKDWLRYRLPKRYVRTNQEPLCIGQKQKWFLLRLDENNAQHIRFDTSKPEFDEWQWVSYWYPLNQVVAFKRGVYQKALQELIEQLPLKSELILPPSKY; encoded by the coding sequence ATGATTGATTCAGACGGCTTTCGAGCCAACGTCGGTATCATCTTGGCAAATACACAAGGTCAAGTGCTTTGGGCAAAACGCATCGGACACGACAGCTGGCAATTTCCACAAGGGGGGATCGATTATGGCGAAACTCCACTTGATGCCATGTACCGCGAGCTATATGAAGAAGTCGGACTTTATCCACAGCACGTGGAATTGCTTGCGGTTACCAAAGATTGGTTGCGCTACCGCTTACCAAAACGTTATGTCCGCACCAACCAAGAGCCTTTGTGTATTGGGCAAAAACAAAAATGGTTTTTGCTCCGCTTGGATGAAAACAACGCCCAACACATTCGATTTGATACTTCAAAACCCGAATTTGATGAGTGGCAATGGGTCAGCTATTGGTATCCTTTAAATCAAGTCGTCGCTTTTAAGCGCGGCGTCTATCAAAAAGCATTGCAAGAGCTGATAGAACAACTCCCCCTAAAAAGCGAGCTGATTCTACCACCCTCCAAGTACTAA
- a CDS encoding OsmC family protein, with product MNARVSWLKNDVINFSAKSGSGHEVIIDSAQTLGAKPMELILMGVGGCASYDVVSILQKSRQAVADIHCEVSAKRADAIPAVFTDIHLHFVVSGTNVKESQVAKAIELSATKYCSASKMLADGGVNITHDYEIIEVAS from the coding sequence ATGAATGCCCGTGTGTCATGGCTAAAAAATGACGTGATTAATTTTAGTGCCAAAAGTGGCTCAGGTCATGAGGTGATCATCGATTCTGCTCAGACATTGGGTGCTAAGCCGATGGAACTCATCTTGATGGGTGTGGGCGGCTGTGCCAGTTATGATGTGGTGAGCATTCTACAAAAATCCCGTCAAGCGGTCGCGGACATCCACTGCGAAGTCTCTGCCAAGCGTGCCGATGCAATTCCTGCGGTGTTCACTGACATTCATTTGCACTTTGTGGTGTCAGGCACGAATGTCAAAGAATCACAAGTTGCCAAAGCGATCGAGCTGTCTGCGACCAAATACTGCTCGGCCTCAAAAATGCTGGCTGATGGCGGTGTGAACATCACTCATGATTATGAAATCATCGAAGTTGCGTCATGA
- a CDS encoding MAPEG family protein, translating into MNSIMMFVANFSSDMDIAIKAMLVACLLPFVFAMFAKATGGFKMSDNANPRQFLSHVTGLSARMNAAQQNSFEGLPIFLAAVIVAMYCFVPQNVINVLACLYVLLRIGYGAAYAFNMPLVRSVLWVLGLLCCVMLFYFAILVV; encoded by the coding sequence ATGAATAGCATCATGATGTTCGTCGCCAATTTCTCATCCGACATGGACATTGCCATCAAGGCGATGTTGGTGGCGTGTCTGTTGCCGTTTGTGTTTGCCATGTTTGCCAAGGCGACAGGCGGGTTTAAGATGTCGGATAATGCCAATCCAAGACAGTTTCTTAGCCATGTGACAGGGCTGTCAGCGCGCATGAATGCTGCTCAGCAGAACAGCTTTGAGGGGTTGCCGATTTTCTTGGCGGCTGTGATTGTGGCGATGTATTGTTTTGTGCCACAGAATGTGATCAATGTGCTGGCGTGCCTATATGTACTGCTGAGAATTGGCTACGGTGCGGCGTACGCCTTTAATATGCCGTTGGTGCGCTCGGTGCTGTGGGTGCTTGGCTTATTATGTTGCGTGATGCTCTTTTATTTTGCGATTTTGGTTGTTTAA
- a CDS encoding type III pantothenate kinase: MKKLWLDLGNTRLKYWIVDNDTIIAHDAKEHLKAPNELLLGLLGTLASFEPEFVGISSVLGDKINTAIDKTLQGFAAPFEFAKVNANHSLLTSHYDPNQLGVDRWLQMLGVVDNTKKQCVVGCGTALTIDLIEHGIHLGGYILPNVYMQRHALYAGTQQIAVKAGRFDSTELGRTTFDAVNHGVLFGVVGAVRALQADYPDFEITLTGGGADMINVQFDDALKVEKELLLIGLKRYFDR; this comes from the coding sequence ATGAAAAAACTTTGGCTGGATTTGGGCAATACCCGCCTAAAATATTGGATTGTAGATAACGACACCATTATCGCCCATGACGCAAAAGAACACCTAAAAGCCCCCAATGAATTATTACTTGGACTACTTGGCACGCTGGCGAGCTTTGAGCCTGAATTTGTGGGGATTTCTAGCGTGCTTGGCGATAAGATTAACACCGCCATTGACAAGACCTTGCAAGGCTTTGCCGCACCCTTTGAATTTGCCAAAGTCAATGCCAATCACTCCCTTTTGACAAGCCATTATGACCCCAATCAGCTTGGCGTGGACAGATGGCTACAAATGCTTGGCGTGGTGGATAACACCAAAAAACAATGCGTGGTCGGCTGTGGCACGGCTTTAACGATTGATTTGATAGAACACGGCATACATTTGGGCGGATATATCCTGCCCAACGTCTATATGCAACGCCACGCCCTGTATGCAGGCACTCAGCAGATTGCGGTGAAGGCTGGGCGGTTTGACAGCACCGAGCTTGGGCGGACGACCTTTGATGCGGTCAATCATGGCGTACTGTTTGGCGTGGTGGGGGCGGTGCGTGCGTTGCAAGCAGACTACCCTGATTTTGAGATTACGCTCACAGGGGGCGGGGCGGATATGATAAATGTGCAATTTGATGATGCCCTAAAGGTAGAAAAAGAACTGCTGCTCATCGGTCTAAAACGGTATTTTGATCGCTAA
- a CDS encoding biotin--[acetyl-CoA-carboxylase] ligase, protein MPDFLTATPHTHFDTTDSTNTQLIHAIKDGTHPHTAPHLYTANHQTAGRGQHGRTWVSGADNVFLSLYVPIGQGQFELHQLSGLLSLAVGYQLTQLKIIQTINQIRTENNLPPIGVKWANDVGFYDDKAGFFKKLSGILIEPVFKKLNDKNTLVGVVIGVGLNVNNSPVIKDGLYQATCLKESSDIKTTAQDLYIPMANAIFQAVEICNYCKEPMYLQNFIDKFNANHLLTDKLIHIFMQNNMTDIYAKGRCIGIGNQGELLLNDNGNINRIFAGMAKIVTN, encoded by the coding sequence ATGCCAGATTTTTTGACCGCCACGCCCCACACCCATTTTGACACGACAGACAGCACCAACACCCAGCTCATCCACGCCATCAAAGACGGCACGCACCCCCACACCGCCCCCCACCTATACACGGCAAACCACCAAACGGCAGGGCGTGGACAGCATGGGCGGACGTGGGTGAGCGGTGCGGACAATGTTTTTTTGTCTTTATATGTTCCGATTGGGCAGGGGCAATTTGAGTTACATCAATTATCGGGCTTATTGTCATTGGCGGTAGGCTATCAACTTACTCAATTAAAAATCATTCAAACCATTAATCAAATTCGCACCGAAAATAACCTACCTCCCATTGGCGTCAAATGGGCAAATGACGTGGGATTTTATGATGATAAGGCAGGATTTTTTAAAAAACTCTCTGGCATTTTAATTGAACCTGTTTTTAAAAAATTAAACGACAAAAATACACTTGTGGGTGTGGTGATTGGCGTGGGGCTAAATGTCAATAATTCGCCTGTGATAAAAGACGGTCTTTATCAAGCGACGTGTTTAAAAGAATCATCTGATATAAAAACAACCGCCCAAGATTTATATATCCCAATGGCAAATGCCATATTTCAAGCGGTAGAAATTTGCAATTATTGTAAAGAACCCATGTACCTACAAAATTTTATTGATAAATTTAACGCCAATCATCTTTTGACCGATAAACTTATTCATATTTTTATGCAAAATAATATGACGGATATTTATGCAAAAGGCAGATGTATTGGCATTGGCAATCAAGGCGAATTGTTATTAAATGATAATGGTAATATTAATCGGATATTTGCAGGTATGGCAAAAATCGTTACAAACTAA
- a CDS encoding sulfite exporter TauE/SafE family protein, which produces MMYLWFVVAGAFAGVCAGLFGVGGGLIIVPALVWILGAYGFPSEFIPHVSVGTALATIIITSISSLTAHNKKGGVRWDVFKNLTYGLVVGSLFGAWVATLIKGDYLQGLIGVFAIVMSIQMFMKKADEKIKPLPSPVSQSVAGGVIGMASAIFGIGGGSLNVPYLTHAGLPIKQAVGTSAACGLPIAIAGALGFMIFGRSHVASMSEPVAGLLGFVHLPAFVAISVASFITAKLGAKIAHKLPAGTLKKAFACLLIVVGCQLLYSSMV; this is translated from the coding sequence ATGATGTATCTATGGTTTGTGGTGGCAGGGGCATTTGCTGGCGTGTGTGCAGGGCTGTTTGGTGTGGGCGGTGGTCTCATCATCGTGCCTGCACTTGTGTGGATTTTGGGGGCGTATGGCTTTCCGAGCGAGTTTATCCCCCATGTGTCGGTGGGGACGGCTTTGGCGACTATCATCATTACGTCTATCAGCTCTTTGACGGCTCACAACAAAAAAGGCGGGGTACGTTGGGATGTGTTTAAGAATCTAACCTATGGCTTGGTGGTCGGTTCGCTGTTTGGGGCGTGGGTGGCAACGCTTATCAAGGGGGATTATTTGCAAGGTCTGATTGGTGTGTTTGCCATTGTCATGTCCATACAGATGTTTATGAAAAAGGCGGACGAGAAGATCAAGCCTCTGCCAAGCCCTGTGAGCCAGAGTGTCGCTGGTGGCGTGATTGGCATGGCATCGGCGATTTTTGGCATCGGTGGGGGCAGTCTGAATGTGCCGTATCTGACCCACGCAGGTCTGCCGATTAAGCAAGCGGTGGGAACATCGGCAGCGTGCGGTCTGCCGATTGCCATCGCAGGGGCGTTAGGCTTTATGATATTTGGGCGAAGTCATGTGGCTAGTATGAGCGAGCCTGTGGCAGGACTGCTTGGCTTTGTGCATTTGCCTGCCTTCGTCGCCATTAGCGTGGCAAGCTTCATCACTGCCAAACTTGGAGCAAAAATCGCCCATAAACTGCCAGCAGGTACACTCAAAAAAGCCTTTGCCTGTTTGCTCATTGTGGTGGGGTGTCAGTTGTTGTATAGCAGTATGGTTTGA
- a CDS encoding HNH endonuclease signature motif containing protein produces MNLTDMLESLKNLSLKINPKRDGKIEIDLAPLDINIDIPISTSEGISVSLDEVKIDPRTRVWTYKGRNVLLFIPDQGFNFDDVMSGEKEGRKFHLSDCSTIEHMKQENRFARYQATNSTEGIFKIHGVGKYDRKPKSGETQLHVCISCLKHLNYKKYNLVSRKEQKEIYRTFDLNEFFSAYKTGGGFSQEPPNIGQDQPGYADNWGQISQQYRQHKDWTCEECDVNLTNHRQLLDVHHIDGVKHHNHYSNLKALCKECHSKQPSHSHYLNSISKEALQMLQSIKEKQGII; encoded by the coding sequence ATGAACTTAACTGACATGTTAGAGTCATTGAAAAATCTATCTCTAAAAATCAATCCCAAGCGAGATGGAAAAATTGAGATAGACCTAGCTCCACTTGATATTAATATTGATATTCCAATCAGTACCTCCGAGGGCATTTCGGTTAGTCTGGACGAGGTGAAAATCGATCCAAGAACAAGGGTTTGGACTTATAAAGGTCGAAATGTTCTACTGTTCATCCCCGATCAAGGCTTTAACTTTGACGATGTAATGAGCGGGGAGAAAGAAGGTCGTAAATTTCATCTCTCCGATTGCTCAACAATCGAACATATGAAGCAAGAAAACCGTTTTGCTCGCTACCAAGCAACAAACAGCACTGAAGGAATTTTTAAAATTCATGGGGTTGGCAAGTATGATAGAAAACCAAAATCTGGCGAAACACAACTGCATGTCTGCATTAGCTGCCTAAAACATCTTAACTATAAAAAATACAACCTTGTATCTCGAAAAGAGCAAAAAGAAATTTATCGCACATTTGATTTAAATGAGTTTTTCTCAGCCTACAAAACTGGTGGCGGATTTAGTCAAGAACCGCCAAATATTGGTCAAGATCAGCCAGGCTATGCTGATAACTGGGGTCAAATTTCTCAGCAATACCGTCAACACAAAGACTGGACTTGTGAAGAATGCGATGTTAATCTAACCAATCACCGACAACTACTTGATGTTCATCATATTGATGGCGTCAAACACCATAATCATTACAGCAATTTAAAAGCTCTATGCAAAGAATGTCACAGTAAACAACCGTCTCATAGCCATTACCTTAATAGCATTTCCAAAGAAGCACTGCAAATGCTACAATCTATTAAAGAAAAACAAGGGATTATCTAG
- a CDS encoding OmpA family protein codes for MPINKILNNIQTLNNDDSEWLPISDLMSGLMILFLFIAISLIMQVRQTAEKYKDTQQAIYKALMQEFEKDLKHMGADIDQKTLTFVFNSPDILFEAGQSNIKPSYAKTLNDFFPRYIKVVNQYKDYIEEIRIEGHTSSDWKIGAGSDTAYFENMRLSQERTRAVLNYVYTIPQVSQYRPWIKENLAAVGLSSAKTIKDDQGREDKSQSKRVTFRIITNAGEQINQIAGEWQ; via the coding sequence ATGCCAATTAATAAAATTCTAAATAATATACAAACCCTCAATAATGATGATTCAGAGTGGCTACCCATCTCCGATTTAATGTCTGGCTTAATGATTTTATTCCTATTTATCGCCATCAGTCTTATCATGCAAGTCAGACAAACCGCTGAAAAATACAAAGATACTCAACAGGCAATCTATAAAGCACTCATGCAGGAATTTGAAAAAGACCTTAAGCATATGGGTGCAGATATTGATCAAAAAACTTTAACCTTTGTTTTTAACTCACCCGATATTTTATTTGAAGCAGGTCAGTCCAATATCAAACCGAGCTATGCTAAAACATTGAATGATTTTTTTCCACGCTATATTAAAGTGGTAAATCAATACAAGGACTATATCGAAGAAATCCGCATCGAGGGACATACCAGTAGCGATTGGAAAATTGGTGCAGGCTCAGATACGGCTTATTTTGAAAATATGCGACTGTCGCAAGAGAGAACTCGAGCGGTGTTAAATTATGTATATACCATTCCACAAGTAAGCCAATATCGCCCTTGGATCAAAGAAAATCTTGCAGCGGTAGGACTATCATCTGCCAAAACCATCAAGGATGATCAAGGTCGCGAGGACAAATCACAGTCCAAACGAGTAACTTTCCGAATCATCACTAATGCAGGCGAACAAATCAACCAAATTGCTGGAGAGTGGCAATGA